In one Musa acuminata AAA Group cultivar baxijiao chromosome BXJ2-5, Cavendish_Baxijiao_AAA, whole genome shotgun sequence genomic region, the following are encoded:
- the LOC108952780 gene encoding uncharacterized protein LOC108952780 has product MDVRPCVFCGSQADSLFHLFSDCQFAHSVFSILKHKLDISFRFYDQWHIGSWHREGFDLGKQSCLTLRALIAYAFWMIWKARNDVLFSGKLVAPCSVFCKVVACVATHSVRIPPESTPGPPNQILVVWSPPNVGWCKLNVDGAYCKDSGLGGTGYLIQNDAGECLAAGCRFLENKDSLYAEMFVVLEGLRHTADEGVKSIVVSRTRLSSSKPSTRDPNHLGT; this is encoded by the coding sequence ATGGATGTTAGACCTTGTGTGTTCTGTGGTTCTCAAGCAGATAGCTTATTTCATCTGTTCTCCGACTGCCAGTTTGCTCATTCTGTTTTCTCTATCCTAAAGCACAAGTTGGATATTTCATTTAGATTTTATGATCAATGGCATATTGGATCTTGGCATAGGGAAGGATTCGATTTGGGTAAACAATCTTGTTTAACCCTTAGAGCCCTTATTGCTTATGCCTTTTGGATGATCTGGAAGGCCCGCAATGATGTCCTCTTTAGTGGTAAACTGGTTGCCCCTTGCAGCGTATTCTGCAAGGTGGTAGCATGTGTTGCTACACATTCTGTTCGGATCCCGCCTGAGAGCACCCCCGGCCCTCCTAACCAGATTTTGGTTGTGTGGAGCCCGCCGAATGTGGGTTGGTGTAAATTGAATGTGGATGGAGCTTATTGTAAGGATTCTGGTCTAGGGGGTACGGGTTATTTAATCCAAAATGACGCTGGTGAGTGTCTTGCTGCAGGGTGCAGGTTTTTGGAGAACAAGGACAGTCTTTATGCGGAGATGTTTGTCGTACTGGAGGGCCTTCGGCATACTGCTGATGAAGGGGTGAAATCTATTGTTGTTAGTCGGACTCGGCTATCATCATCAAAACCCTCAACAAGGGATCCCAACCACCTAGGAACCTAA
- the LOC135611916 gene encoding protein SOSEKI 5-like produces MAASRGRMEPPPETSPERTKASKETRPRRVPVVYYLSRNGQLEHPHFMEVTLSSCRGLFLRDVIDRLNFLRGKGMANLYSWSSKRSYKNGFVWQDLVEDDLIHPAHGHEYVLKGSELLLIPVPSSSSLDSKAPFYASNKPLHLSTFVHDDLETLQIRNKRATWSSFDLNEYKVYKTDPVAETGVRAADASTQTDDGRCRQREDAAAGNDRDRAEPPTTELEREDISPPPSSSSPEILEMLIKADGRAVAAGPEDQNRPTESYSGGRLRASSVLMHLLSCGSINVKDRHGISVAAPLPQCTDRASPRGRSSFGVAKETVDLMAGNGSARIGPEDKDHTRRELDRDDEEGTLAVLSSMP; encoded by the exons ATGGCTGCCTCGAGAGGGCGGATGGAGCCTCCGCCGGAGACGAGTCCCGAGAGGACCAAGGCGTCGAAGGAGACGCGGCCGAGGAGGGTCCCCGTGGTGTACTACCTCTCCCGGAATGGCCAGTTGGAGCACCCCCACTTCATGGAGGTCACGCTCTCCTCCTGCCGCGGACTCTTCCTTCGAG ATGTGATCGATCGTCTCAACTTCCTCAGAGGCAAGGGAATGGCCAATCTGTACTCTTGGTCTTCCAAACG GAGCTACAAGAATGGATTCGTGTGGCAAGATCTCGTCGAAGACGATCTGATCCACCCGGCGCACGGCCATGAGTACGTCCTCAAGGGGTCGGAGCTCCTCCTCATACCCGTCCCTTCTTCGAGCTCCCTCGACTCCAAGGCCCCCTTTTATGCCTCCAACAAACCCCTGCACCTCTCCACATTCGTACACGACGACCTCGAAACCTTGCAAATCAGAAACAAAAGGGCGACTTGGAGCTCCTTCGACCTCAACGAGTACAAGGTCTACAAGACCGACCCGGTGGCCGAGACCGGCGTCAGGGCGGCGGACGCGTCGACGCAGACGGACGACGGGAGATGCAGGCAGCGAGAAGACGCTGCCGCGGGGAACGACAGGGACCGAGCGGAACCCCCGACAACCGAGCTGGAGCGGGAGGACAtctcgccgccgccgtcgtcttCCAGTCCGGAGATCCTGGAGATGCTGATCAAGGCGGACGGGCGAGCGGTGGCCGCGGGGCCGGAGGATCAGAATCGGCCGACGGAGAGCTACTCGGGCGGGCGGTTGCGGGCGTCCTCGGTGCTGATGCACCTCCTCTCGTGCGGCTCCATCAACGTGAAGGACCGCCACGGTATCTCGGTGGCGGCGCCGCTGCCACAGTGCACGGACAGGGCGTCGCCACGTGGACGGTCTTCTTTTGGTGTCGCGAAGGAAACCGTCGACTTGATGGCGGGCAATGGCTCGGCCAGGATCGGGCCGGAGGACAAAGACCACACTCGTCGGGAGCTTGATCGAGACGACGAAGAAGGGACCTTGGCTGTTCTGAGTTCCATGCCCTGA
- the LOC135613136 gene encoding probable beta-1,4-xylosyltransferase GT43A has protein sequence MGSLDRSKKRSHLLKKALVHFSLCFVMGFFTGFAPHSTATLFHHRPVKSVGVVPSAPVDPMERVIDASLIQIPRSFPAAVLPEGDANPPPPKDVGRGHEPQSPSRRLLIVVTTTRSNDRLQGAYLRRLAHTLRLVPPPLLWVVVQAHADALATAEMLRTTGVVYRHLTFMENFTDPAAEADHQRNVALSHVEYHRLAGIVLFAAASNVYDLRFFDEIREIEAFGTWTVAVMSTNRKRAALDGPICHSSKVEGWILKDLSDDKRLLVTSTDLNQKPPKINISGFGFNSSILWDPERWGRPTSLPDTSQDSIKFVHDVILEDETKLKGIPADCSRIMVWQL, from the exons ATGGGGTCGCTGGATCGATCCAAGAAGAGGAGCCACCTGTTGAAGAAGGCGCTCGTGCACTTCTCCCTCTGCTTCGTGATGGGCTTCTTCACCGGCTTCGCGCCCCACAGCACCGCCACCCTCTTCCACCACCGCCCCGTCAAGAGCGTCGGCGTCGTCCCCTCCGCCCCTGTCGACCCCATGGAGAGGGTCATCGACGCGAGCCTGATCCAGATCCCGAGATCTTTCCCGGCCGCCGTCCTGCCTGAGGGCGACGCCAACCCGCCGCCTCCCAAGGATGTGGGGCGGGGTCACGAGCCGCAGTCGCCGTCGCGGCGGCTGCTGATCGTTGTGACGACCACCCGATCCAACGACCGGCTCCAAGGTGCGTACTTGCGGCGGCTGGCGCACACCCTGCGCCTGGTCCCGCCGCCGCTGCTGTGGGTCGTCGTCCAAGCCCACGCCGACGCCCTCGCCACCGCCGAGATGCTGCGGACCACCGGGGTCGTGTACAGACACCTGACCTTCATGGAGAATTTCACCGACCCCGCGGCGGAGGCCGACCACCAGCGCAACGTCGCCCTCAGCCACGTCGAATACCACCGTCTCGCTGGGATCGTGCTCTTCGCCGCCGCATCGAACGTCTACGATCTCAGATTCTTTGATGAGATCAGAGAGATCGA GGCTTTTGGGACATGGACAGTGGCAGTCATGTCGACGAACAGGAAGAGAGCAGCTTTGGATGGTCCAATTTGCCATTCATCAAAGGTTGAAGGGTGGATCTTGAAGGACTTGAGCGATGACAAAAGGTTGTTGGTGACTAGCACAGACTTGAACCAGAAACCTCCAAAGATTAATATTTCTGGCTTTGGATTCAATAGCTCGATATTATGGGATCCCGAGAGGTGGGGTCGCCCTACCTCATTGCCCGACACGTCACAG GATTCAATCAAGTTTGTGCATGATGTCATCCTGGAAGATGAAACCAAGTTGAAGGGCATTCCAGCTGACTGCTCCAGGATCATGGTGTGGCAACTCTAG
- the LOC135611917 gene encoding myb-related protein MYBAS1-like isoform X3, with translation MDGAGGPPTGLNRSGKSCRLRWVNYLHPGLRHGRMTPEEEHLVLELHAKWGNRWSRIAQCLPGRTDNEIKNYWRTRMRKKAQERRMSTSASPSPSSSSSNISSSANEPPPELVMKKRDGTESVAVGSSLTLGFGTNEGVMAYSMDQIWDEIAATDRVSGLSTEEHKHGARSVASPLWEHCSASPWKVDDEEFEMPTPADGLVISSL, from the exons ATGGATGGAGCAGGAGGACCTCCAACTG GTCTTAACAGGTCAGGGAAGAGTTGCAGGCTGCGTTGGGTCAACTACCTTCACCCTGGTCTCAGGCACGGCCGCATGACCCCCGAGGAAGAACACCTTGTGCTCGAACTCCACGCCAAATGGGGCAATAG GTGGTCTCGGATCGCTCAATGCCTTCCAGGTCGAactgacaacgagatcaagaactactggaggacTCGCATGAGAAAGAAGGCGCAAGAACGGAGGATGAGCACGTCCGCTTCGCCGTCGCCTTCGTCATCCTCGAGCAATATTTCCTCCTCTGCTAATGAGCCGCCACCGGAGCTGGTGATGAAGAAGCGTGATGGGACGGAAAGCGTGGCTGTAGGCAGCTCTCTGACCCTAGGATTTGGAACCAACGAGGGCGTGATGGCGTACAGCATGGATCAGATATGGGATGAGATCGCTGCCACGGACCGCGTCAGTGGGTTGAGCACCGAAGAGCACAAGCACGGAGCTCGCAGCGTGGCTTCTCCCCTGTGGGAACATTGCTCTGCATCACCGTGGAAGGTTGACGATGAAGAGTTCGAGATGCCTACGCCCGCGGATGGTCTCGTAATCTCTAGCTTGTGA
- the LOC135611917 gene encoding myb-related protein MYBAS1-like isoform X1: MAAKNEETRKGPWMEQEDLQLVRFVRLFGERRWDYLAKVSGLSGGGDTGQQRLRWVNYLHPGLRHGRMTPEEEHLVLELHAKWGNRWSRIAQCLPGRTDNEIKNYWRTRMRKKAQERRMSTSASPSPSSSSSNISSSANEPPPELVMKKRDGTESVAVGSSLTLGFGTNEGVMAYSMDQIWDEIAATDRVSGLSTEEHKHGARSVASPLWEHCSASPWKVDDEEFEMPTPADGLVISSL; encoded by the exons ATGGCGGCGAAGAACGAGGAGACGCGAAAGGGCCCATGGATGGAGCAGGAGGACCTCCAACTGGTACGGTTTGTGCGCTTGTTCGGTGAACGTCGTTGGGATTACTTGGCCAAGGTGTCAGGTTTGAGCGGTGGCGGGGACACAGGGCAACAGAG GCTGCGTTGGGTCAACTACCTTCACCCTGGTCTCAGGCACGGCCGCATGACCCCCGAGGAAGAACACCTTGTGCTCGAACTCCACGCCAAATGGGGCAATAG GTGGTCTCGGATCGCTCAATGCCTTCCAGGTCGAactgacaacgagatcaagaactactggaggacTCGCATGAGAAAGAAGGCGCAAGAACGGAGGATGAGCACGTCCGCTTCGCCGTCGCCTTCGTCATCCTCGAGCAATATTTCCTCCTCTGCTAATGAGCCGCCACCGGAGCTGGTGATGAAGAAGCGTGATGGGACGGAAAGCGTGGCTGTAGGCAGCTCTCTGACCCTAGGATTTGGAACCAACGAGGGCGTGATGGCGTACAGCATGGATCAGATATGGGATGAGATCGCTGCCACGGACCGCGTCAGTGGGTTGAGCACCGAAGAGCACAAGCACGGAGCTCGCAGCGTGGCTTCTCCCCTGTGGGAACATTGCTCTGCATCACCGTGGAAGGTTGACGATGAAGAGTTCGAGATGCCTACGCCCGCGGATGGTCTCGTAATCTCTAGCTTGTGA
- the LOC135611917 gene encoding myb-related protein MYBAS1-like isoform X2, translated as MAAKNEETRKGPWMEQEDLQLVRFVRLFGERRWDYLAKVSGLNRSGKSCRLRWVNYLHPGLRHGRMTPEEEHLVLELHAKWGNRWSRIAQCLPGRTDNEIKNYWRTRMRKKAQERRMSTSASPSPSSSSSNISSSANEPPPELVMKKRDGTESVAVGSSLTLGFGTNEGVMAYSMDQIWDEIAATDRVSGLSTEEHKHGARSVASPLWEHCSASPWKVDDEEFEMPTPADGLVISSL; from the exons ATGGCGGCGAAGAACGAGGAGACGCGAAAGGGCCCATGGATGGAGCAGGAGGACCTCCAACTGGTACGGTTTGTGCGCTTGTTCGGTGAACGTCGTTGGGATTACTTGGCCAAGGTGTCAG GTCTTAACAGGTCAGGGAAGAGTTGCAGGCTGCGTTGGGTCAACTACCTTCACCCTGGTCTCAGGCACGGCCGCATGACCCCCGAGGAAGAACACCTTGTGCTCGAACTCCACGCCAAATGGGGCAATAG GTGGTCTCGGATCGCTCAATGCCTTCCAGGTCGAactgacaacgagatcaagaactactggaggacTCGCATGAGAAAGAAGGCGCAAGAACGGAGGATGAGCACGTCCGCTTCGCCGTCGCCTTCGTCATCCTCGAGCAATATTTCCTCCTCTGCTAATGAGCCGCCACCGGAGCTGGTGATGAAGAAGCGTGATGGGACGGAAAGCGTGGCTGTAGGCAGCTCTCTGACCCTAGGATTTGGAACCAACGAGGGCGTGATGGCGTACAGCATGGATCAGATATGGGATGAGATCGCTGCCACGGACCGCGTCAGTGGGTTGAGCACCGAAGAGCACAAGCACGGAGCTCGCAGCGTGGCTTCTCCCCTGTGGGAACATTGCTCTGCATCACCGTGGAAGGTTGACGATGAAGAGTTCGAGATGCCTACGCCCGCGGATGGTCTCGTAATCTCTAGCTTGTGA
- the LOC135613135 gene encoding uncharacterized protein LOC135613135 isoform X1 has product MASSHPTDDRIAHSFYFSIQKETFSLLFSSLLFSSTPSIIYLVLRQRTLCTNKGPIQGAEEEEEAALSAAVDRVVMGVDHWTLEEVTMDSGFPSVWGFHEGIEDLKHKLLCATSELEALRANAKEEIRKSEENIEQLIHHLQVITHERDVARDQLQLVLNKITLPDSPQMRQARGSSSLTESDSLSGAPNHHSYAASPVDSFFDNVGSPELSSMGRPQRQASQSSPNYDRASAVVDGLAMRKPLPRKGKLLQAVLEAGPLLQTLLLAGPLPQWRNPPPLQPFQVPPMAVKLHNASPPNQKPAANPSSNLAYASPPNAFNRDTHVYGLAVSNTTPKRPTTSQCLKGFEEPRMKRQKTQCM; this is encoded by the exons ATGGCAAGCTCCCATCCCACGGATGACAGAATTGCACATTCCTTTTATTTCTCGATTCAAAAAGAAACATTCtccctcctcttctcttctcttctcttctcttccactCCGAGTATTATATATCTCGTCTTGCGGCAGAGGACCCTCTGTACCAACAAAGGGCCCATACAAGgagcggaggaggaagaggaggctgcGTTATCTGCAGCAGTAGATCGTGTGGTGATGGGTGTGGATCACTGGACTCTCGAAGAGGTCACCATGGACTCAGGCTTTCCTTCTGTCTGGGGGTTTCATGAG GGCATCGAGGACTTGAAGCATAAGCTTCTGTGTGCGACGTCGGAGCTGGAAGCGCTGCGGGCCAATGCCAAGGAGGAGATACGGAAGAGCGAGGAGAACATCGAACAGTTGATCCACCACCTCCAAGTGATCACCCACGAACGAGACGTGGCGAGGGATCAGCTGCAGCTTGTCCTCAACAAGATCACGCTGCCTGACAGCCCGCAGATGAGGCAAGCGAGAGGGAGTAGCAGCCTCACCGAGTCCGATAGCCTCTCGGGGGCTCCCAACCACCATTCTTACGCCGCATCTCCCGTCGATTCCTTCTTCGACAACGTGGGTTCTCCAGAACTGTCGAGCATGGGCAGACCACAGCGGCAAGCCTCTCAGAGCAGCCCCAACTACGACCGGGCATCCGCGGTGGTCGATGGCCTTGCGATGAGGAAGCCATTGCCACGCAAGGGGAAGCTGCTGCAAGCGGTTCTGGAAGCAGGTCCTCTGCTGCAGACCCTTCTCCTCGCAGGGCCGCTCCCTCAGTGGCGCAATCCTCCACCGCTGCAACCatttcaagttcctcccatggccgTCAAACTCCACAACGCTTCACCGCCCAACCAAAAACCTGCAGCGAACCCAAGCAGCAATTTGGCTTACGCTTCTCCTCCGAACGCATTTAACCGTGACACCCACGTTTACGGCCTGGCCGTGTCGAATACGACACCGAAGAGACCGACGACCTCGCAATGTCTGAAAGGCTTCGAGGAGCCGAGGATGAAGAGACAAAAGACTCAATGTATGTGA
- the LOC135613135 gene encoding uncharacterized protein LOC135613135 isoform X2, which produces MFALGSAMELAAQLGIEDLKHKLLCATSELEALRANAKEEIRKSEENIEQLIHHLQVITHERDVARDQLQLVLNKITLPDSPQMRQARGSSSLTESDSLSGAPNHHSYAASPVDSFFDNVGSPELSSMGRPQRQASQSSPNYDRASAVVDGLAMRKPLPRKGKLLQAVLEAGPLLQTLLLAGPLPQWRNPPPLQPFQVPPMAVKLHNASPPNQKPAANPSSNLAYASPPNAFNRDTHVYGLAVSNTTPKRPTTSQCLKGFEEPRMKRQKTQCM; this is translated from the exons ATGTTTGCGTTAGGATCAGCCATGGAGTTGGCTGCTCAACTG GGCATCGAGGACTTGAAGCATAAGCTTCTGTGTGCGACGTCGGAGCTGGAAGCGCTGCGGGCCAATGCCAAGGAGGAGATACGGAAGAGCGAGGAGAACATCGAACAGTTGATCCACCACCTCCAAGTGATCACCCACGAACGAGACGTGGCGAGGGATCAGCTGCAGCTTGTCCTCAACAAGATCACGCTGCCTGACAGCCCGCAGATGAGGCAAGCGAGAGGGAGTAGCAGCCTCACCGAGTCCGATAGCCTCTCGGGGGCTCCCAACCACCATTCTTACGCCGCATCTCCCGTCGATTCCTTCTTCGACAACGTGGGTTCTCCAGAACTGTCGAGCATGGGCAGACCACAGCGGCAAGCCTCTCAGAGCAGCCCCAACTACGACCGGGCATCCGCGGTGGTCGATGGCCTTGCGATGAGGAAGCCATTGCCACGCAAGGGGAAGCTGCTGCAAGCGGTTCTGGAAGCAGGTCCTCTGCTGCAGACCCTTCTCCTCGCAGGGCCGCTCCCTCAGTGGCGCAATCCTCCACCGCTGCAACCatttcaagttcctcccatggccgTCAAACTCCACAACGCTTCACCGCCCAACCAAAAACCTGCAGCGAACCCAAGCAGCAATTTGGCTTACGCTTCTCCTCCGAACGCATTTAACCGTGACACCCACGTTTACGGCCTGGCCGTGTCGAATACGACACCGAAGAGACCGACGACCTCGCAATGTCTGAAAGGCTTCGAGGAGCCGAGGATGAAGAGACAAAAGACTCAATGTATGTGA